The sequence TTGGCGCGATCTGGCTTAGGTGGGCGTAGATCGTGTGGATGCCGTTTTCATTTTCGATGATGACGACATTTTCAAGCATTGGAGTTGCTTTTGCAAAGACGACCTTGCCATTTAAAACGCTTTTAACCTTCGCATCTGGCGTGCTTGAGCGAAGTATGACTGACTCGTTAAAAATTTTGATGTTATATATCGGATCTACGTAATTGCCAAATTTTTGCTTCACAGAGTAGCTATCAAGCGGAGCGATCGTCCTTGCGCCTGAATATCTCTTAACAGAGCTTGTCTGATAGCCTCCGCCCATTGGCTGGCTCTTTGACCCTTTTTTGTCACCTTTGCTAGCTGCTCTTTCTTGCTTTTCTCTGGCTGCACGTGCGGCTTCATCCTCTTGCTTTTGCATGATAGCAAGCTGTTCTAGTGTCTTTCGTAGCTCGTCTTGTTGTGCTTGAAGCTTGGCTAACTTTTTGCTGTAAATTTCTTTATCACGCTTTAGTCCGCTTATTGTATTTTTCTGCGTGCTCTCTAGGCTTTGTAGATCATTTTGCTTGCGTCTATAGTTTTTTATGCTTGAGTTTATCTCATTTATCTTGCTTGATTTGTTTTTTATCTTTTCTATCGTATCTTCGTAGTTTTGGCTAAGCCTTTTAAAGTCCTCTTTAGCTATGGCGTTTAGCTTGGTTAAAATTTGCGATGAGATGATGCTCTCTTCGCTTTGTTTGCCCTCGCTTGCAGACATCATAAGATCAAATGATAAATCTTCTGCGATGATCCTTATCATATTTTGCTCTAGCTCTTTTTGGGTGCGCTCTAGCTCTTTGTTTTGCTTTGTTAGATCATCAAGCTCAAGAAGAGCTTTTGAAGCATTTGTCTCAAGAACTGAAATTTGACCCTTTAAATTTGTGATATCACCGCTTATACCGCGCAGTTTTTTCTCGCCAGTTACGATATCACCAGCCAAGTCATCAAGCTTTTTACTAAGCTGCTCACTCATCGCTTGGCTCGATCTTAGCGAGTTTTTGGAGTCTTTTATCTTCTCTTTAGTATTTGATGCAAAAGCTAGGCTAAATGCTAGCAAAAGTGTAAAAATTCCTTTTTTCATATCGTGCTTTTTCTAGCCTTACTCATCACTAAACTAACAGCAAAAATGCTTAAAACCACAGCCACGCCAAATAGTATAAAAATATCTCTTGAAAGATCAAGGCTAGGCAAGACTACATCGATACTTGCGGCATTTTCTCTAAATATTTCAAAATTTGGCAAGAAAAAGAAAAACGCGCCAACAACAATGGTCGCAACTATGCTATCAACCATGGCTGATTTATAGAGCATGGCTGATTTTAACCAAAATGGCGCGCCAAAAAGCGTCATGATCTCGATGCGCTCTCTATGCTCAAATAGCCAAATTTTAGTCTGTTTAAGCATAAGCATAAGCCCAACAACACAAAGTATCGCCATAAATGCATAAGATATGCTTTTAGCTAAATTTAGCATCTTAAAGACCTTATCATGGGTCTTTGAAAATGTCTCGACCTTGCTTATACCATCAAATTTCAAAAGCTTTTGCTTTATCTCCTCCATATATTCTGGTGATGGAAATTCGCTTAATCTTAGCGAGTAAAATTTAGGCAAGGCATTTTGAAGGATGGATAAATTTTTAGCCGAGATATCGTTTGATAGGCGGTCTATGATCTTTTGTGGGCTTAGTGGCTCGACGCTAGCTAGCGTGCTAATCACTGGCTTTAGCGCAGGTTCGCTTAGCTCTTTGTTTGAAACCACCACGATGTTGTAGTCATTTCCCATAAGCCTCTCATACTCTCTTACGATCTTGTCTGCTGTGAGGCTAAACTGCACTGAAAATAAAAGCGCGATTAACGGCAGGATAAATCCAAGGTGGTTTTTAAGCGATCTCATGCACGCCTCCATTTTCTATGACGAAGTGGCGGTATGGGATGCGAAGCGTTGAGGGGATGTGATGCGTCACCACAACCACGCTTGTGCCTAGAAATTCTCTGGCTGATTTTAGAAGCGACCAGATGACGTCGCTTGAGTATTCGTCTAAATTTCCTGTTGGCTCGTCGCATAAGAGCAAATTTGGATTGTGCGCGAGTGCTCTTGCCATGGCAACTCTTTGCTGCTCGCCACCACTTAGCTCGCGAGGGTATTTATCGGCTTTGTGAAGCATATTTACATGTTTTAAAAGTTTAGCCACCTGCTTTTTGCTCACATTTTGATTGACGCCTTTGATGATGAGTGGCAGCATGACGTTTTTTTCGACATTCCACTCATTTATCAAGCGATAGTTTTGAAATATAATGCCAACTCGCTGCCTAAGCTCGCAAAGTCTTTTGTCATCGATATCGTCCATTTGCGTCATGCAGACATTTAGCTCGCCAGCTAGGGGCGAAATTTCTCCGTAAAATGACTTTAAAAGCGTGCTCTTTCCGCTTCCACTCTTGCCTGTGATAAAGACAAAGTCATTTGCGTAGATGTCTAAATTTACGCTATTGATCACAACCTCGTTGCGCTCGTAAGCTAGGCTTAAATTTCTTGCGCTAATTATCTCTTGCATCAGCCAAATACTCCTTCAAAAGCTCGTGTGCTGCTAAATTTTCACGTATTAAGATCGGTTTTTTTATAAAATATTCGCTTTTTTCATCGCTTATTTTGATGAAACATTGCTCTGGTTTATTAAACGCTCCAAAGGCGACTTTTAGCAAAATTTCACCCTCATTTATGGTGTAAATTTCTTCAAAATGTAAAAAGTGATCCTCTCTTTTTATGATGAAATTTTTGAAATTTTTAATAATATTTTTTACACTTGTCTTTTCTTTAAAGCTAAAATCCCCAGCCAAAACGCTCTCATCGCTTTTTGCCTCACAAGTATAAATAACGTCGTAAATGTCCTTATCTTGGCGTCTCCAGCGATCTTCATACTTGCTAGTTACTTCTAAATTTCTATTTTTAAAAGCTTCTATCTTTGAGTTTGTGGGCTCTAAAAATTTACTCAAACTAAAGTCGCAATACTCCTTGCTATCAGTCCTTAACTCAAATTTACTACCAACTTTTAGTATCCTCTCACACTCAAGCGCAAACGCCGATGAGACCACGCGTCTATGCTCGGCCTTGTCCCACGGCACTGGGAAATGTAAAAATACTCTATCAACTAAATTTGATCCAATTAGCGAGAGTAAGAGCCTTGCGTCTGTGTTTATCAGACGCACGTTTTCTAGGGCATTTGCCCTAGCTAGCTTTGCTACTTGCTCGATGCTTGGTTTATAGACCTCTATGCCGATAACTAGGGCATTTGGGTTGTTTTTAGCCTGATAGAGCAAGTGCCTGCCAGAGCCAAAGCCGATCTCGATAAAAATCTCTTTAAATTTATCTTTTAGCTCGCAAAAAGCTGACACAAACTCTTCAAGGCTTAAAATTTCACTCACTTTTTTGGTCAAATTTGTCTTTTTTACGGCAAATGCTTGACTGATGATGCCATTGCAACTTTGCTCTTTAAAAAGCTCAAGTGCCTCTTGTAAAAGTCCAACTTTAGCAGGCTTTGTAAGCTTTTCTCCCTTTACGACGACGCCAGTTTTGCCTGGCTTTACGACTAGAAAAAAGCCTTCATCTTCATTTTTTGTGTAGATGAGCCTCTCGTTTCGGCCATTTGCCTGCCAAAGAAATTTGATCTTGTCGTTACCAAATGGAAACGAGAGCTCTTTTAAGGACGAAGCGATGAAATTTGGCATTATTTTATGCTAACTTCTGCTTTTGATGACTTATCAGAGGCGATGCCGTATTCATCGACTGCTACGACGCTATAAGAGTAGCTAGCACCCGCTTGGACGCTGTCATCTCTAAGCCCAGTATCACTTATACCGCTAAAGACTTTCTCGCTAGCACCGCTTCTATAAACTGTATATGAGCTAGCTCTATCAACTGCACTCCAGCTTACATTTACACCGCTGCCATCATAGCTAGCGCTTATGCTTGGAGTTTTTGGCGCACCAAGCGTGCTACCAACGATCGGCTCTTCTTGCTTCAAACTCTCAAGACCGTCTTTATCGACTGCTGTGACTCTATAATACCTTGTCGCTGCGTTTGTATTTATGAGGTCCTCATAGGTGTTGCTAGTCGTTTTTGCTAGATATGTGTAAGGTAAAATTTTACTTGTCGTTCTATAAACCTTAAAATAAGCAAAATCCTCAGCTGGCGCATAATCCCACGTTAAGATGATCTTTTTTGGTGCATTTTTTGTCGCTTGGACGTTTGTTACTGATTTAGGGTAACTCCTTTGTTGTGGCACTTATATTTTGGCTTGGTTTTGAGATGACGCCAGAAGAAGTTTTTACTAATATCCTATACTCATAAGACCTGCCAGGTTTTACCTCGGTGTCGATATACTCGGCATTTAGTCTGCCATTTACCTCTGCGATTTGGCTAAATTTATTAGCTCCTGCATCGCTTCTTTGGATGATGTAGCTTGCTACTGTGCTATCAGGATGTGGTCTCCAGATCACTTTTACACGGCCTGGAAGCCCAGTGATAGCTTGCGCAAATGGCACAGAGTCAAGTAGTGGCTTAGTTGTCGCGGTTGCGATCGCACCTGGTTGAGAGATAGCGTTGCTTGAGTAGGTTCTCATCTGATATGAGTAAGTCGTCTCTGGAGCTAGGTCGCGATCCACATAGTGCGTAGCAAAGCGGTCTTTTATGTTTGCAACTAGTTGCATTTTTGAGTTTGCATCGTTTGGATTTGAGCGGTAAAGGTAGTAGCCAACGACGCTCTCATCGGTCACTGGGTTCCACTCGAAGCCAACTTCTGTCATATCTGAAATAGTTCTTAAGCTTGTAATCGTTGGTAGTGACGTGCTTTGCTGAGTCGGTACGCTAGAGCCGCATCCCGCTAAGAAAGCTACTAAAAATGGTGTCAATATGCGTAGGGCAAATTTTTTCATCAAAAATCTCCTTGGGAATTTTTTTGTAAATTATTTGGTTAAAGTCATCATACGTTTTTGCGGTAAATTCTACCCTTTTGCCAGTTCGCGGATGGATAAAATAGAGCATATAAGCGTGAAGCATAACCCTGCTTATTTTATCGCCTTGGCTCTTAAATCCGTATAAATCATCGCCTAAAATGTGGCGATTTATGCTAGCAAGATGCACTCTTATCTGGTGCGTCCTACCTGTAAAAAGCTTTGCCGCTATCAAATTTACTCCGCCTTCGCTTAGCAAATTTACAAAGGCACTTTTTGCAAATTTAGCATCCGCGACGATCGCTTTTTTTAGGCGATTGTTTGGATTTCTGCCGATTGGCTTGTCGATGATGACGTCCTCTTTTAGCGGTAGGTCAGTGAGCGCTAGATAAATCCGTCCCATGCTCTTATCGCTTAGCTGCTCGCTTAGTTTTGCGTGAGTAAAGTTGTTTTTAGCAACGACGATAGCGCCGCTAGTACCTTTATCTAGGCGGTGGACTATGCCAGCTCTTACGTCGCCGTTTAAATTTGAGAGCATAAAGCCTTTTTTATTTAGCCACTCAACAAGTGTCGCCTCTTTGACGCTTGGGGCTTGGTGAACGACGATTTGTGGGGGCTTGTTTAGCACTATGAGATCATCGTCTTCGTAGATGATCGGGATGTCAAAATTTACTTCGTATTCGTTTTGCACCTCTTTTTTTGGGGCAAAATTTATGCAAACTTCATCGTTTTCGCTCAGTAAAAAGCTTGGTTTTGAGACTGGTTTTAAATTTACGCTTACAAGGGAGTCTTTTATCAAATTTAAAGCTTGATTACGTGAAATTTGAAGCTCCTGCGCCACTGCAACGTCGAGTCTTGAGCTATTTAAAACATTAAATTTAACCAAAATCAAAGCCTTGTTTGTGATATAATCTAGCCAAAAAACAAGGTTTGCTTCTTGATAAAACTAGATCGGCGTATTTTAACACATTTTGATTTTATTCAGCCGTTTTTGATCATACCAATCATAGCCATCTCATACATCCTAGTCTCCGAAGCAAACGACATTTTGGCAAACAAACAGCTTGTGTATTTTGGCATCGGATTTGTCTCATTTTGCATCGCATTTTTGCTGCCTATTAGACGCATCGACTGGATCATCCCGATGTTTTACTGGGTCTGCATCGTGCTACTTTTAAGCGTAGATCTCTTTGGAGTTAGCAAGCTTGGAGCTAGGCGCTGGCTGGAGATCCCTTTCGTTCACTTCACGCTTCAGCCCTCAGAGCTCATGAAGCCAGCCTTTTTGCTGATGCTAGCCTATCTAGTTAAGCAGCGCCCGCCAGAGGCCGATGGATACGGGCTAAAAGACTTTTTAAGGCTTAGTTTTTACATACTTTTGCCTTTTGCGCTCATCATGAAAGAGCCTGATCTTGGCACCGCACTCATACTTTTGATAGTTGGCTACACTATCCTTTTTGTCATCGGCGTAAATAAGAAAATTTGGATCTGCATCATCCTTGCCATAGGATTTTCGGCGCCAGTTTTGTATGAAAATTTACATGATTATCAAAAAAAGAGGATCCACGACTTCATCGCCGAAGAGCCAAGCTATCACGTCAAGCAAAGCATCATCGCCATAGGTAGTGGCGGGCTAAAGGGCAAGCCAAAGGACGAGGCGACGCAGACACACTTTAAATTTTTGCCAATCGCCACAAGTGACTTCATCTTTGCCTACAATATCGAGCGTTTTGGCTTTTACGGGGCGCTGCTTTTACTGGGGCTTTATGGAGCGCTTATAACGCACTTACTTAGCCTAAATTATGGGCTTAAGAATGATTATTTCACGCAGGTGACCGCCACTGGTATAGCCGCGCTCATCTTTGTCTATGTGGGGGTAAATGTCTCGATGACGATCGGTTTTGCGCCGGTTGTGGGCGTGCCGCTGCCGTTTTTTAGCTACGGCGGAAGCAGCTTCGTCACCTTCATGGTACTTTTTGGGATACTGCAAAATCTGCTAACGTTTAGGTTTGATCAGACCTACCGCTCGGTGAAATTTAAATTTTAAAATTTATGAGCGAGCATATCACGGCTCTAAATTTAGCGCTAAACGAAGTGCAGCCTAAATTTAGTAGTCTGCTAAGGCGAGTGAGTAAGATTTTAAAATTTATAAATTTATTTTGTCAAATCAGACAAGCGTCAGGCAAATTTTAAAATTTCATGAACGAGTAATTTCGGCTCTAAAATTTGAGCTAAACTGCAAGCAAAGTCAAATTTTAATAGTCAATTCTTAGGTGTGAATGAAAGTTTTAAAATTTGTAAAAATAGCTTCATTAAATTTGTAAATTCTTTTTATTCAAAAGGGTGACAAGGGAGACTTGAATTTTGCTTCGCGGGCTCGCAACTGAGTGGCAGACACGAAGCCGTCCCTTTATCCCCCTTTTAAATCCACCTATCCTCTCGCACGTTCAAGGGGCATGCAAATGTGCTAGCGCACTGCATGCGGTTTAATGTTTATCATAGTTCAAAACAAATTTTGCAAAATCAGCTTAGGTTTAGAAATTTAACTCAATTATCTTTTGTAAATTTTTGATGTTTTCTTTGATGTCGCCATCTTTGTAGATTGCTGAGATGACGGCGATGAGATCGGGTTTTACGTAGGAAAGTGAGCCGATATTTGTCTCATTTATGCCACCTATCACGCAAACAGGTAGGTTTAAAATTTGCTTTGCCTCTTTAACCACATTGGGCCCACATTTTGGGGCATTTGGCTTTGTGGGGCTTGTAAAAACAGAGCCAAAAGCAACGTAGCCAGCACCGTTTTTAGCGGCATTTATGGCTAAATTTATATCGTTATAGCAGCTAACGCCCACGTATGCGTCTTTGCCTAAAATCTCAAACGCCTCTTTTATGCCCTCATCGTCTTTGCCTAGATGAACGGCCTTTGCGCCTATCTTTTTAGCAAATTTGACATCGTCATTTACGATAAATTTCGCGCCAAATTTCTCGCATAAATTTAAAATTTCACTTGCGAGCTTCTCGTTTTTGACCGCTTTTTTTGACCTAAACTGAAAAAATTTAACCCCACACTCTAAAATTTCTCTAGTGTAGTCCAAAGCCAAATTTTCAGGCATTAGCACGTCGTCACTGATAGCGTAAATTTCAGCCATTAAGCCCCGATTTATGATCTATAAGCCGTGCGCCAAATTTACTTTTATGAGCATTTTTTATCCCATTTGCCACAAATCTTTTAGCCATTTTTATGGCGCTTACTAGATCACTTTGCTGCGCTAAAATAGCCGCTAGCGAGCTTGAGAAGCTACAACCAGCCCCGTGCATCACCTTTGGCTCAAAAAGCTCCTCGCTAAATTTCATCGCGCCCCCATTTTTTAGATAGAACGTATCCTCGCAAATTTCATCGACCTTCGTTCGCTTTAGCACCATATCGCAAGGCAAATTTGTAAAATTAATGCCCAAAATCCTAGCCTCATCTACATTTGGCGTGGCGACGCTTGCGAGCTTTAGTAACTCTTTTAGCGCTTCGATCGCCCCATCTTCTAGCAGTTTTGCTCCTGATTTTGCCACACAAACTGGGTCTATCACAACTGGC is a genomic window of Campylobacter concisus containing:
- a CDS encoding murein hydrolase activator EnvC family protein, which gives rise to MKKGIFTLLLAFSLAFASNTKEKIKDSKNSLRSSQAMSEQLSKKLDDLAGDIVTGEKKLRGISGDITNLKGQISVLETNASKALLELDDLTKQNKELERTQKELEQNMIRIIAEDLSFDLMMSASEGKQSEESIISSQILTKLNAIAKEDFKRLSQNYEDTIEKIKNKSSKINEINSSIKNYRRKQNDLQSLESTQKNTISGLKRDKEIYSKKLAKLQAQQDELRKTLEQLAIMQKQEDEAARAAREKQERAASKGDKKGSKSQPMGGGYQTSSVKRYSGARTIAPLDSYSVKQKFGNYVDPIYNIKIFNESVILRSSTPDAKVKSVLNGKVVFAKATPMLENVVIIENENGIHTIYAHLSQIAPTVKVGSVVQKGYVIGRVRNDLTFEVTQRNYHIDPLEMISK
- a CDS encoding cell division protein FtsX; translated protein: MRSLKNHLGFILPLIALLFSVQFSLTADKIVREYERLMGNDYNIVVVSNKELSEPALKPVISTLASVEPLSPQKIIDRLSNDISAKNLSILQNALPKFYSLRLSEFPSPEYMEEIKQKLLKFDGISKVETFSKTHDKVFKMLNLAKSISYAFMAILCVVGLMLMLKQTKIWLFEHRERIEIMTLFGAPFWLKSAMLYKSAMVDSIVATIVVGAFFFFLPNFEIFRENAASIDVVLPSLDLSRDIFILFGVAVVLSIFAVSLVMSKARKSTI
- a CDS encoding cell division ATP-binding protein FtsE yields the protein MQEIISARNLSLAYERNEVVINSVNLDIYANDFVFITGKSGSGKSTLLKSFYGEISPLAGELNVCMTQMDDIDDKRLCELRQRVGIIFQNYRLINEWNVEKNVMLPLIIKGVNQNVSKKQVAKLLKHVNMLHKADKYPRELSGGEQQRVAMARALAHNPNLLLCDEPTGNLDEYSSDVIWSLLKSAREFLGTSVVVVTHHIPSTLRIPYRHFVIENGGVHEIA
- the trmB gene encoding tRNA (guanosine(46)-N7)-methyltransferase TrmB encodes the protein MPNFIASSLKELSFPFGNDKIKFLWQANGRNERLIYTKNEDEGFFLVVKPGKTGVVVKGEKLTKPAKVGLLQEALELFKEQSCNGIISQAFAVKKTNLTKKVSEILSLEEFVSAFCELKDKFKEIFIEIGFGSGRHLLYQAKNNPNALVIGIEVYKPSIEQVAKLARANALENVRLINTDARLLLSLIGSNLVDRVFLHFPVPWDKAEHRRVVSSAFALECERILKVGSKFELRTDSKEYCDFSLSKFLEPTNSKIEAFKNRNLEVTSKYEDRWRRQDKDIYDVIYTCEAKSDESVLAGDFSFKEKTSVKNIIKNFKNFIIKREDHFLHFEEIYTINEGEILLKVAFGAFNKPEQCFIKISDEKSEYFIKKPILIRENLAAHELLKEYLADARDN
- a CDS encoding fibronectin type III domain-containing protein, which codes for MKKFALRILTPFLVAFLAGCGSSVPTQQSTSLPTITSLRTISDMTEVGFEWNPVTDESVVGYYLYRSNPNDANSKMQLVANIKDRFATHYVDRDLAPETTYSYQMRTYSSNAISQPGAIATATTKPLLDSVPFAQAITGLPGRVKVIWRPHPDSTVASYIIQRSDAGANKFSQIAEVNGRLNAEYIDTEVKPGRSYEYRILVKTSSGVISKPSQNISATTKELP
- a CDS encoding RluA family pseudouridine synthase, giving the protein MVKFNVLNSSRLDVAVAQELQISRNQALNLIKDSLVSVNLKPVSKPSFLLSENDEVCINFAPKKEVQNEYEVNFDIPIIYEDDDLIVLNKPPQIVVHQAPSVKEATLVEWLNKKGFMLSNLNGDVRAGIVHRLDKGTSGAIVVAKNNFTHAKLSEQLSDKSMGRIYLALTDLPLKEDVIIDKPIGRNPNNRLKKAIVADAKFAKSAFVNLLSEGGVNLIAAKLFTGRTHQIRVHLASINRHILGDDLYGFKSQGDKISRVMLHAYMLYFIHPRTGKRVEFTAKTYDDFNQIIYKKIPKEIFDEKICPTHIDTIFSSFLSGMRL
- a CDS encoding FtsW/RodA/SpoVE family cell cycle protein, which encodes MIKLDRRILTHFDFIQPFLIIPIIAISYILVSEANDILANKQLVYFGIGFVSFCIAFLLPIRRIDWIIPMFYWVCIVLLLSVDLFGVSKLGARRWLEIPFVHFTLQPSELMKPAFLLMLAYLVKQRPPEADGYGLKDFLRLSFYILLPFALIMKEPDLGTALILLIVGYTILFVIGVNKKIWICIILAIGFSAPVLYENLHDYQKKRIHDFIAEEPSYHVKQSIIAIGSGGLKGKPKDEATQTHFKFLPIATSDFIFAYNIERFGFYGALLLLGLYGALITHLLSLNYGLKNDYFTQVTATGIAALIFVYVGVNVSMTIGFAPVVGVPLPFFSYGGSSFVTFMVLFGILQNLLTFRFDQTYRSVKFKF
- the thiE gene encoding thiamine phosphate synthase; translation: MAEIYAISDDVLMPENLALDYTREILECGVKFFQFRSKKAVKNEKLASEILNLCEKFGAKFIVNDDVKFAKKIGAKAVHLGKDDEGIKEAFEILGKDAYVGVSCYNDINLAINAAKNGAGYVAFGSVFTSPTKPNAPKCGPNVVKEAKQILNLPVCVIGGINETNIGSLSYVKPDLIAVISAIYKDGDIKENIKNLQKIIELNF
- the thiD gene encoding bifunctional hydroxymethylpyrimidine kinase/phosphomethylpyrimidine kinase encodes the protein MNKKNVLIVAGSDSVGGAGVQADIKSCEAFGCFSASVITAVTAQNTNGVSSVLAMSASMVKAQFEMVLSELDIDAVKVGMLFNEEIIAVVSAFLKELRAKNVPVVIDPVCVAKSGAKLLEDGAIEALKELLKLASVATPNVDEARILGINFTNLPCDMVLKRTKVDEICEDTFYLKNGGAMKFSEELFEPKVMHGAGCSFSSSLAAILAQQSDLVSAIKMAKRFVANGIKNAHKSKFGARLIDHKSGLNG